A portion of the Pseudoalteromonas galatheae genome contains these proteins:
- a CDS encoding DMT family transporter, with the protein MIFGLLAIFAGGAIAVQASMNAQLGGLLKSPILAAGVAFTVSAFYAFIAFRVSDNVLPAPSELKAVPWYLWCFGGVLSATGVGLCYFLIPKMGIGNLMAYYLCGQMVVAMVIGQLGLFGVPYTPINLQKVLGVIAVLTGIVLINVNRSG; encoded by the coding sequence ATGATCTTTGGGTTACTTGCTATTTTCGCAGGTGGCGCTATTGCGGTGCAAGCGAGTATGAATGCACAACTTGGCGGCTTGTTAAAAAGTCCGATATTAGCTGCTGGCGTAGCATTTACCGTCAGCGCATTCTATGCCTTTATTGCCTTTCGGGTATCTGATAATGTGCTGCCAGCCCCGTCAGAGCTGAAAGCCGTACCTTGGTATTTGTGGTGTTTTGGTGGGGTGCTAAGTGCCACGGGGGTAGGGCTATGCTATTTTTTGATCCCCAAAATGGGTATTGGCAACCTGATGGCTTATTACTTATGTGGTCAAATGGTGGTTGCTATGGTGATCGGTCAGCTTGGACTTTTCGGTGTACCTTATACGCCTATTAACCTACAAAAGGTCTTGGGCGTGATTGCTGTGCTGACCGGTATTGTGCTTATTAACGTTAATCGTTCAGGCTAA
- a CDS encoding glutathione S-transferase family protein gives MYTLFYYPQSASLAPHILLELIGEPYQLELVDIKKNANRSAQYLKLSPAGQVPALVDDDFTLFESAAISQYLAEKHIDKQLIPTELKLKSQCLQWMHFMSASIHSDLLMYTYPERHTQSALMYDDLIRSQQGRLEQGFGIVDALLQDNHYLFANQFTLCDSYLFMLCERAKTFLERTPSLKNLRRYYRQISATPAIKKALEMAEF, from the coding sequence ATGTATACACTCTTTTACTATCCACAAAGTGCGAGCCTTGCACCTCATATTTTATTAGAACTCATAGGCGAGCCGTATCAACTTGAACTAGTTGATATCAAAAAAAATGCCAACCGTAGTGCGCAATATTTAAAACTCAGTCCTGCTGGGCAGGTGCCAGCGCTCGTTGATGACGATTTTACCTTATTTGAAAGCGCTGCCATTTCTCAGTACCTTGCAGAGAAACACATCGACAAGCAGCTTATTCCAACTGAGCTAAAACTGAAATCACAGTGCCTGCAATGGATGCATTTTATGAGCGCTTCTATTCACAGCGACTTATTGATGTACACCTACCCAGAACGACATACCCAAAGTGCCTTGATGTATGACGATCTTATTCGCTCACAGCAAGGTCGATTAGAACAAGGTTTTGGCATCGTAGATGCTCTACTCCAAGACAATCATTACCTGTTTGCAAATCAATTTACACTATGCGACAGCTATTTATTTATGCTTTGTGAACGTGCGAAGACATTTTTAGAAAGAACTCCTTCACTTAAAAATTTACGTCGTTATTATCGCCAAATTTCGGCAACACCAGCTATCAAAAAAGCCTTAGAAATGGCTGAGTTTTAG
- a CDS encoding AbgT family transporter, which produces MSNAVKTQADSQDQQGQKGGLFNRFLATVEFLGNMLPHPITLFAMFCIAIVVFSGIADWMGLSAIDPRPEGSAGRDPDGVIEVVSLMSAEGLQRIVTGLVTNFTGFAPLGTVLVALLGVSVAEHSGMLSAAMRGMVMGASKRLVTFMVVFAAILSNTASELGYVVLIPLAAMIFHSLGRHPLAGLAAAFAGVSGGYSANLLLGTIDPLLAGITTPAAQMIDPNYQVGPEANWYFMMISVFLIAIVGTLVTEKIVEPRLGKYDPKEASVDLSENNIEKLSVKEKSGLKWAGVSLLLVSILLALTIVPEDGILRHPVTGEVAGSPFLKGIVVFIFVTFAIPGFVYGRVVGTMKNDRDIIDAMSKSMSSMGMYIVLVFFAAQFVAFFKWTNLGTILAINGAALLQALNLTGPEVFVLFILMCALVNLSLGSSSAQWAVTAPIFVPMLMLIGYAPETIQAAYRIGDSVTNLITPMMSYFGLILAVATKYKKDMGIGTLVATMLPYSMFFFIGWVALFYVWVFGFGLPVGPNSPIYYTP; this is translated from the coding sequence ATGTCAAATGCTGTAAAGACGCAAGCTGATAGTCAAGACCAACAGGGACAAAAAGGGGGATTATTTAATCGCTTCTTGGCAACTGTTGAGTTCTTAGGGAATATGCTTCCCCACCCTATTACTTTGTTTGCAATGTTTTGTATCGCCATCGTGGTATTCAGTGGTATTGCCGATTGGATGGGGTTATCTGCCATCGATCCTCGCCCAGAAGGCTCCGCAGGTCGCGACCCCGATGGTGTTATTGAAGTAGTAAGCTTAATGAGTGCAGAGGGTTTGCAACGCATTGTGACAGGTCTTGTAACTAACTTTACTGGTTTTGCACCACTTGGCACTGTACTTGTTGCATTACTTGGGGTGAGTGTTGCAGAGCACTCAGGCATGTTATCAGCAGCAATGCGCGGTATGGTAATGGGTGCATCAAAACGCTTGGTTACGTTCATGGTTGTGTTTGCTGCTATCTTGTCTAACACCGCATCAGAACTTGGCTATGTTGTGTTGATTCCACTTGCCGCAATGATTTTCCATAGCCTTGGTAGACATCCACTTGCCGGTTTAGCCGCCGCATTTGCTGGCGTATCTGGTGGCTACAGCGCAAACCTATTGCTTGGCACAATCGATCCACTACTAGCGGGTATTACGACTCCTGCGGCGCAGATGATTGACCCTAATTATCAGGTGGGTCCTGAAGCGAACTGGTACTTCATGATGATTTCAGTATTCCTAATTGCTATCGTGGGAACCTTAGTCACCGAGAAAATCGTAGAGCCGCGCTTAGGAAAATATGATCCGAAAGAAGCAAGTGTTGATTTAAGCGAAAACAATATTGAGAAGCTTTCAGTAAAAGAAAAATCAGGTCTCAAATGGGCGGGTGTATCACTCCTGTTGGTCAGCATTCTGCTTGCGTTAACCATAGTACCGGAAGATGGTATTTTACGTCATCCGGTAACAGGCGAAGTGGCAGGTTCACCATTTTTAAAAGGGATTGTGGTATTTATCTTTGTTACTTTTGCTATCCCAGGTTTTGTGTACGGCCGCGTAGTTGGCACCATGAAAAACGACCGTGATATCATTGACGCTATGAGCAAAAGCATGAGCTCTATGGGCATGTATATCGTATTGGTATTTTTTGCTGCTCAGTTTGTTGCATTTTTTAAATGGACAAATCTAGGTACTATCCTAGCAATTAATGGCGCTGCATTGTTACAGGCACTCAACCTGACTGGTCCTGAAGTATTTGTACTATTTATTCTTATGTGTGCTCTAGTAAACCTAAGCCTTGGTTCATCATCCGCTCAATGGGCAGTCACTGCACCGATATTTGTTCCAATGCTGATGCTTATCGGCTATGCGCCAGAAACTATTCAAGCAGCGTACCGAATTGGAGATTCAGTCACTAACCTCATCACTCCCATGATGAGTTACTTTGGCTTGATATTGGCGGTTGCGACAAAATACAAAAAAGACATGGGTATAGGTACCCTAGTGGCAACTATGTTGCCGTACAGCATGTTCTTCTTTATCGGCTGGGTAGCGCTATTCTACGTGTGGGTATTTGGCTTTGGCCTGCCTGTGGGGCCAAACTCTCCTATCTACTATACACCGTAG
- a CDS encoding FAD-binding domain-containing protein produces the protein MINLVWLKRDLRVFDHRPLYEACNNGRPTLILYVIEPEYWQLLDTSERQFQFVKESLLNLAEQLQLLGGTLTVRQGDIIEILEKIHQHIAIATLYCHQETGNTWTFERDLRVIAWCKERHISHEEYRQQAVFRGKINRDKWQQQAEDWLQSDCLPTPSKINPLLQHHSGITLLNDYPGNDNNSAPKPQLGGLKAAQQTLNSFFNYRIDNYLFGISSPVKAVTSSSRLSPYLAYGVISLRDVLQQTLALNVDSKRNKSGFLSRLYWHSHFVQKLESEPLYAERAVHASLIDMRASEFSHQRYELWAHGNTGVPFIDACMRMLITTGWINFRMRAMLMAFSSYHLWLDWQRPAARLAALFVDYEPGIHYPQVQMQSGTTGINPFRIYNPITQGQKYDPEGQFIRRYIPELDHVPTHYLHTPWLYTGLKEDQYQRPAILPDDAAKIAREKISTFYKQHLDKDETGRVRHTHASRRRSSRGRKKQASSNKNQLKLF, from the coding sequence ATGATTAATCTTGTTTGGCTCAAACGTGACTTAAGAGTGTTCGATCATAGACCACTTTACGAAGCGTGTAATAATGGCAGACCAACCCTAATATTGTATGTTATTGAGCCCGAATACTGGCAACTCCTCGATACCAGCGAAAGACAGTTTCAATTTGTGAAAGAGTCGCTGCTAAACCTTGCTGAGCAGCTGCAGCTTTTAGGTGGCACGCTGACGGTTCGTCAAGGTGATATCATTGAAATACTAGAAAAGATCCATCAACACATCGCGATAGCAACCCTTTATTGCCATCAAGAAACGGGGAATACTTGGACATTTGAGCGCGATTTGCGTGTTATTGCCTGGTGCAAAGAAAGACACATATCGCATGAAGAATATCGCCAACAAGCCGTATTTAGGGGGAAAATCAATCGTGATAAGTGGCAACAGCAAGCCGAAGACTGGCTGCAAAGCGACTGTCTACCAACTCCTTCAAAAATCAACCCACTGCTGCAACATCATAGTGGTATTACACTTTTAAATGACTATCCTGGGAATGACAACAACTCCGCCCCAAAGCCACAATTAGGTGGACTCAAAGCCGCGCAGCAAACCCTGAATAGCTTTTTTAATTATAGGATAGACAACTACCTATTTGGTATCTCAAGCCCGGTAAAAGCCGTAACCAGTAGCTCCAGACTCAGCCCGTATCTGGCCTATGGCGTGATAAGCCTCAGGGATGTTTTGCAACAAACTCTTGCACTAAATGTTGACTCAAAACGCAATAAGAGCGGTTTTTTATCCCGACTCTACTGGCATAGCCATTTTGTGCAAAAGCTAGAATCAGAGCCGCTTTATGCAGAACGTGCTGTGCATGCGTCCTTAATTGATATGCGTGCGAGTGAATTTAGTCACCAACGTTATGAACTTTGGGCTCACGGTAACACGGGAGTCCCCTTTATAGATGCCTGTATGCGCATGCTGATCACCACAGGCTGGATAAACTTTCGCATGCGCGCCATGTTGATGGCATTTTCAAGCTATCACCTATGGCTTGATTGGCAAAGGCCTGCCGCAAGACTTGCCGCTCTTTTTGTCGATTATGAGCCTGGGATCCACTATCCTCAGGTGCAAATGCAGTCAGGCACTACTGGGATAAATCCGTTTCGTATCTATAACCCCATAACTCAGGGACAAAAATATGATCCTGAAGGCCAATTCATTCGCCGCTACATTCCTGAGCTTGATCATGTTCCTACGCATTACTTGCATACACCTTGGCTTTATACTGGTTTAAAAGAAGACCAATACCAGCGCCCTGCCATATTACCCGATGACGCAGCAAAAATTGCCCGTGAAAAAATCTCTACGTTTTATAAACAGCACCTAGATAAAGACGAAACAGGCAGAGTGCGTCACACTCACGCTTCAAGACGTCGTTCAAGTCGTGGGCGCAAAAAGCAAGCGAGTTCTAATAAAAATCAGCTTAAGCTATTCTAA
- a CDS encoding DUF3081 family protein has protein sequence MKNELDSKFLLTVFEHIQKHGEVTEEGKRYEGIVAYSDPDGYTIYLQGSGVLLRSGFHNTYHLDYEHDKHKDDFIKKLDYIFKEANE, from the coding sequence ATGAAAAATGAATTAGATAGCAAGTTTTTGTTAACGGTGTTCGAGCATATTCAAAAGCACGGTGAAGTAACCGAGGAAGGCAAACGCTATGAGGGCATAGTGGCCTATTCAGATCCAGATGGTTACACCATATACCTGCAAGGCAGTGGCGTGTTGCTACGCTCTGGGTTTCATAATACTTACCACTTGGACTATGAACACGATAAGCACAAAGACGATTTTATTAAGAAGCTAGATTACATTTTTAAAGAGGCTAATGAGTAG
- a CDS encoding isochorismatase family protein, protein MMNLIPSDSMILVIDIQEKFRPHIEVFGDIERQVTTLLQAAEHLAVPALIFEQYPKGLGHTAPSLLEFNLPVIEKTAFSAYHIESCKQAIQEYKRDTIVVVGLESHICVQQTVNDLLADNFNVVIVADGICSRNPKHTDWALMQMQADGARFLALESILFQWLKSAKNEQFKAISALVK, encoded by the coding sequence ATGATGAATTTGATACCTTCGGACAGCATGATCTTAGTGATCGATATTCAAGAAAAATTTCGTCCTCATATTGAGGTATTTGGCGATATCGAGCGCCAAGTAACCACCCTGCTACAAGCTGCAGAACATTTGGCTGTTCCTGCATTGATTTTTGAGCAATATCCCAAAGGGCTTGGCCATACAGCACCGAGCTTACTCGAATTTAATCTCCCGGTTATCGAAAAAACCGCGTTTAGTGCCTACCACATTGAATCCTGCAAACAAGCTATTCAAGAATATAAACGCGACACCATCGTCGTAGTTGGCCTCGAAAGTCATATCTGTGTACAACAAACCGTCAATGACCTGCTTGCGGACAATTTCAACGTTGTGATAGTTGCCGATGGTATTTGCTCACGCAATCCAAAACACACTGATTGGGCGCTAATGCAGATGCAGGCAGATGGCGCACGCTTTTTGGCTTTAGAGTCTATTTTATTTCAGTGGCTAAAATCAGCCAAAAATGAACAATTTAAGGCAATTTCAGCGTTAGTTAAGTGA
- a CDS encoding ribonuclease Z encodes MKVHFLGTSSGSPSKQRNMSAAAVSFENTKAWVLIDCAEATQHALLHSELTLYHLEAICITHLHGDHCYGLPGLISSMALNSRKAPLKLIAPRAVIHFVQSCFTLTEVRLSFDLITIALEEINDKLQLECCDIDIIALQHRVPSVGYKLTEKCIPRKLKIDKLQQDGIASGSHYNLLQKGQDVEYQGRLLTSDDYSFYSWQPRVVIICGDNEKPGLLSQMIKGVDLLVHEATFTAADLHKVGFHTGHSDAMRIAQFAQLHQVPMLALTHFSVRYHGEGMMQPLIEEAKLHFSNALIIAEDGLIVDIPKQKQVECAIA; translated from the coding sequence GTGAAAGTACATTTTCTTGGCACTTCTTCAGGTAGCCCATCTAAGCAACGTAATATGTCGGCAGCGGCAGTAAGCTTTGAAAATACCAAAGCCTGGGTACTAATAGACTGCGCCGAAGCGACCCAGCATGCGCTGCTGCACAGTGAGTTAACCCTATATCATCTCGAAGCGATTTGTATTACCCATCTTCATGGGGATCATTGCTATGGATTACCCGGACTTATTTCATCCATGGCGTTAAACTCTCGCAAAGCGCCGCTAAAATTAATTGCACCGAGGGCCGTTATTCATTTTGTGCAAAGTTGTTTTACACTGACAGAGGTGAGGCTAAGTTTTGACTTAATAACCATCGCACTTGAAGAAATAAACGATAAGTTACAGCTTGAATGTTGCGACATCGACATCATAGCGCTACAACACAGAGTGCCCAGTGTTGGTTATAAGCTCACGGAAAAGTGCATTCCTCGCAAGTTAAAAATAGACAAACTTCAGCAAGATGGTATTGCGTCTGGCAGCCACTACAACTTGTTGCAAAAGGGCCAAGACGTGGAATACCAAGGCCGACTTTTAACCTCGGATGACTACAGTTTTTATAGTTGGCAACCTCGAGTTGTAATAATTTGTGGTGATAACGAAAAGCCCGGCTTGCTATCGCAGATGATAAAAGGGGTCGATTTGCTTGTTCATGAAGCTACCTTTACCGCTGCTGATCTTCATAAAGTGGGATTTCATACAGGACATAGCGATGCCATGCGCATCGCTCAATTTGCACAACTACATCAAGTACCCATGCTCGCGCTCACTCACTTTAGCGTGCGCTATCATGGCGAGGGCATGATGCAGCCTCTTATTGAAGAGGCCAAGTTGCACTTTAGCAATGCACTCATCATTGCAGAGGATGGCCTAATTGTAGACATTCCAAAGCAAAAGCAAGTTGAGTGCGCAATCGCTTAG
- a CDS encoding DUF2252 family protein codes for MNRHDYLASYFNEREGIHANSECSKFDKMRLSPFRFFRGSAALMYKDLLEQQLQLPEAATSLPLTYIMGDCHTGNFGFHSEEGSHGDTLIFEPNDFDDACVGHAVWDLFRFLVSLPLTQLEGGRIQEQAQDIKDRSKPLVSKELVAQAQLDFLHSYLKACQLSLEHKVDSNTGLIEFNNNHILHKRWQKGLQRMAGGAAFTIKSTLAKEIDLSIKPLRFREDKLKFKQLDPDLKENLIHHFAPYVDDEILDCVERIDQGTGSLHLSRYYLLVGPNVQKPTKDILPLCHIVEVKQQQLASPLAYFSNLSPVNRLDPAHLTVNSQRKMQRRTDLILDNALWQGSHWLVRSRHHARVGIDPEDITIGKRAATKSGFSQYAEACGEALALSHMRADRRSLQFQEDAVAILPSLIDDLVKSASHYSEQVVADWRWFCEQS; via the coding sequence ATGAATCGTCACGACTATCTTGCATCGTACTTTAATGAGCGTGAAGGTATCCACGCAAACAGTGAGTGCAGTAAATTCGACAAAATGAGACTCAGTCCATTTCGGTTCTTTCGTGGCAGTGCCGCGCTTATGTATAAGGATTTACTGGAGCAGCAACTGCAGTTGCCTGAAGCGGCCACCAGCCTGCCACTCACCTACATAATGGGAGATTGTCATACGGGCAATTTTGGCTTTCATAGTGAAGAAGGCAGCCATGGCGATACCTTAATCTTTGAACCTAATGACTTCGATGATGCCTGCGTCGGACACGCAGTGTGGGACCTGTTTCGCTTTTTAGTGAGTTTACCGCTTACCCAACTAGAAGGTGGACGTATTCAAGAACAAGCACAAGATATTAAAGACCGAAGTAAACCTTTAGTCAGTAAAGAGCTGGTTGCCCAAGCACAATTGGACTTTTTACACAGCTATCTAAAAGCCTGTCAGTTGTCGCTGGAACATAAGGTCGATAGCAACACAGGCCTAATCGAGTTTAATAACAACCATATATTGCATAAACGATGGCAAAAAGGGTTACAAAGAATGGCGGGGGGTGCCGCGTTTACGATAAAAAGCACACTTGCTAAGGAAATCGACCTTAGCATTAAGCCGCTACGTTTTCGCGAAGACAAACTGAAGTTTAAGCAACTTGATCCCGATTTAAAAGAAAACCTTATTCATCACTTTGCGCCCTACGTTGATGACGAAATTTTAGATTGTGTTGAGCGTATCGACCAAGGCACAGGCTCATTGCATCTGAGCAGATATTACTTGTTGGTTGGCCCAAACGTGCAAAAACCCACTAAAGATATTCTGCCGCTATGCCACATTGTTGAGGTAAAACAACAGCAGCTCGCTTCGCCTCTTGCTTATTTTTCAAATTTAAGCCCTGTGAATCGCTTAGATCCCGCACACTTAACCGTCAATAGTCAAAGAAAAATGCAGCGCCGCACCGATCTCATTTTAGATAATGCACTGTGGCAAGGCAGTCACTGGCTGGTACGCTCGCGCCATCATGCTCGTGTTGGTATAGACCCAGAAGACATCACCATTGGTAAGCGTGCAGCAACTAAATCCGGCTTTAGCCAATATGCAGAAGCTTGCGGTGAAGCACTTGCCCTTTCACATATGCGAGCAGATAGACGATCGTTACAATTTCAGGAGGATGCCGTCGCCATTTTACCTAGTCTCATTGATGACCTAGTCAAATCGGCCAGTCATTACAGCGAGCAAGTCGTAGCCGACTGGCGTTGGTTCTGCGAGCAATCCTAG
- a CDS encoding polyphosphate kinase 2 family protein: MTSYVSEIKTLNRGLSVKPPMTHPAIDSKKHYKSELKYWQTQLLHVQQAYFHQGKRAILVFEGWDAAGKGGAIRRMTEKLDPRGVKVYPIAKPTPEEQGRHYLYRFQTKLPPRGTMTIFDRSYYGRVLVERVEAFASEQEWRRAYQEINEFERLLTDDNVRIVKLFLHISEDEQLKRFTERLNNPYKRWKLTEEDIRNRQKRQDYEQAIDDMFAKTDTNLADWHLILAEHKWYARVQVMKTIVEALSKGVDISPPPIDKAVVKLAKSQLGIVQRED, from the coding sequence ATGACCAGTTATGTATCAGAAATAAAAACACTAAATCGCGGACTAAGTGTTAAGCCTCCCATGACACACCCCGCTATTGATTCAAAAAAACACTACAAAAGCGAGTTAAAGTACTGGCAAACTCAACTATTACACGTGCAACAAGCCTATTTTCATCAAGGGAAACGCGCTATTTTAGTATTTGAAGGGTGGGATGCGGCTGGTAAAGGAGGTGCTATTCGCCGCATGACTGAAAAACTCGATCCGCGCGGCGTTAAGGTCTACCCAATCGCAAAACCTACGCCTGAGGAACAAGGCCGGCATTACCTTTATCGGTTTCAAACAAAGCTACCTCCTCGGGGTACTATGACTATTTTTGACCGTTCATATTACGGCCGAGTGTTGGTAGAACGGGTTGAAGCGTTTGCTAGTGAGCAAGAGTGGCGTCGTGCCTATCAAGAAATCAACGAGTTTGAGCGTCTGCTAACAGATGATAACGTCCGCATTGTTAAGCTATTTTTACACATTAGCGAAGATGAACAACTCAAGCGCTTTACAGAGCGTTTAAATAATCCGTATAAGCGCTGGAAACTAACGGAAGAAGATATTCGCAACCGCCAAAAGCGACAAGATTATGAGCAAGCAATTGATGATATGTTTGCTAAAACCGATACAAATTTAGCGGATTGGCATTTGATCCTCGCGGAGCATAAATGGTATGCCCGCGTACAAGTGATGAAAACCATTGTCGAAGCGTTAAGCAAGGGGGTTGATATTAGTCCCCCACCTATCGATAAAGCCGTTGTAAAACTGGCAAAATCTCAATTGGGTATTGTTCAAAGGGAGGACTAA
- a CDS encoding formylglycine-generating enzyme family protein, translated as MENKQIHSLSHFANVNRRNILANKYTTIPSLALLCVVMTGCDDLGQQIDAFTGEQDKQVQALIERTKAQMVFVEGGSFMMGDGGGPNNLPWTIARDNKPAHEVTLTSYSMGAYEVSYGDFDLYTAVNDLPKTVWEEWDRDEIWRAPEFPAGVSWYGAKNYCLWLAELTQLPFDLPTEAQWEFAARNRGENILFATNTGMLELGVNYSLAEEPEPHISGTYPPNPLGFYDLSGNMIEWVNDWWAEDYYQLSPEQDPKGPKEGTKKVMRGGTFMESPRGSNVYTRQESNELDTSYRDIGFRCALNQSTKLSVQPN; from the coding sequence ATGGAAAATAAACAGATACATTCACTCTCCCACTTTGCCAACGTTAACCGCCGCAATATTCTTGCCAATAAATACACAACCATTCCCAGCCTCGCATTACTGTGTGTGGTAATGACTGGGTGTGACGACCTTGGCCAACAAATAGACGCGTTTACCGGCGAGCAAGACAAACAAGTGCAAGCACTGATTGAGCGCACTAAAGCCCAAATGGTGTTTGTTGAAGGCGGCAGCTTTATGATGGGTGATGGCGGTGGTCCAAATAACTTGCCTTGGACCATAGCCCGCGACAATAAACCCGCTCATGAGGTGACTCTTACCAGCTATTCGATGGGCGCTTATGAGGTAAGCTATGGCGATTTTGATTTATATACCGCAGTAAATGACCTGCCAAAAACCGTGTGGGAAGAATGGGATAGAGATGAGATTTGGCGCGCCCCTGAATTCCCTGCTGGAGTAAGTTGGTATGGCGCAAAAAACTATTGTTTATGGCTCGCTGAGTTAACCCAGCTGCCCTTTGATTTACCCACAGAGGCGCAATGGGAATTTGCAGCACGAAACCGTGGCGAAAATATTTTGTTTGCCACCAATACCGGTATGCTTGAACTCGGTGTAAATTACTCTCTCGCCGAAGAGCCAGAACCGCATATTAGTGGCACCTATCCGCCTAACCCATTAGGGTTTTATGACTTAAGTGGCAATATGATCGAATGGGTCAATGACTGGTGGGCAGAAGATTACTATCAACTCTCACCAGAGCAGGATCCTAAAGGGCCAAAAGAAGGCACAAAAAAGGTCATGCGAGGCGGAACTTTTATGGAATCGCCACGTGGCAGTAATGTTTATACACGGCAAGAGTCAAATGAATTAGACACTAGCTACAGGGATATCGGGTTTAGATGCGCACTAAATCAGTCGACTAAATTAAGTGTGCAACCAAACTAG